Within the Butyrivibrio sp. AE3004 genome, the region AAGGAGTTAATATTACTGCATTTACTGAAGGTGTTAAGGTAAAGACAGGCGTTCTGGAGTCTGTATCTACCATGCCTGCCAGACATATTCACAGAATTGAAAAAGACATTGAGGAGATCAAGCCCGGAAAAGAAAACACGGCAATCATAGATTTCTGTACCGGAAATGATGCCGCTGTTCTTACTACACTCAGAAGAATTGTTGATAAGCATAATCTTCAGGTTATGGGCGCTACCGGTGATGGCGGAAAGGTCTCAGTAAACGGAAAGATTTACGAGGACGCAATGGTATATGCCATCGTAAGGAATGAAGGCGGAAGAGTTAAGACCTACAAAGAGAATATTTATGAACCTAAGGATAACAGACAGCTTATTGCTTCAAAAACCGATAAGGCAAAATATTATCTCGGTGAACTTAACGGCAGATCCGCTAAACAGGTTTATATGGACCTTACCGGGGCAAGATCTGATAAAGATATAATTAACCAGACCTTCCAGAATCCTCTTGGAAAGATGGTTGGAAATGACGTTTGTATCTGTTCCATCAAGGACGTATCCGGAAGCGGGCTTATCCTTTACAGACAGATAAATGACTCGGACATACTTACACTTCTGGAAATGAGAGAACCCATGGAGGTTGCTCAGCATACAATTGATAAGATCAGAAATGATTTTTCCAGGATATCGGGTATTTACTCCGTTAACTGCATATTCAGATATCTGGTTTTATCCGGAAGAGGCGAGATGGATACATACCTTGGCAAAATCGCTCAGCTTGGACCATCCTGCGGACTTATCGGATTTGGAGAGCATTACAACACTCAATTTGTTAATCAGACAATGACATGCGTTGTTTTTGAATGATAAACATTCGTTTACAGATGAGGAGATATTAATATGCTGACAGATATCTTTAAAAAGAAAACAGAAGAAGTTGAAAACGAGGTTAAAGTACCGAAGTCCTCGATTGATGACGACAAGAGAGATTCGCTTATCTATATTGCAGACTCCATAAAAACTTTTCAGAAGGAGCTTGTTCACAATGAAGTAACGGCGCTGACTGAGATCCATGACATGGGAGAGGCTATTGAGAATGTTATCGAAAGTAATACACAGCTTCGAAGTGAGATGGATGCTTTTAATGAGATGTTTGCTGCGGTGAATGAAAGTGCAGGCAAATTCCAGGATGTTAAGGTTAATATCTTAAACAGTGTACAGAATGCCCAGAATAAAGTCTCAGAGCTCAAGGAAAGTTCAAACGAAGTAAGAGCCAGCTTTGATGAAATGACACAAGGGTTCGAAAACTTCAAGAGTGCAGTTGATCAGATATCTGATTACATGAAAAAAATCATCGGCATAGCAACTCAGACCAACCTTCTTGCTCTTAATGCATCAATTGAGGCTGCAAGAGCAGGAGCTGCAGGAAAAGGTTTTGCGGTTGTTGCAACAGAGGTAAGAGAGCTTGCAGATGAGATAAAAGTCATGATAAGCCAGGTTAATGCTTCTATAGATGCAGCAGGGGAGGAGAGCGAAAAGCTTTCACTTAGCATGCAGAATTCAATAGCTGCAATGGATAGAAGTATTCAGGAAGTTGATGAAACCAATGCTACTTTTGACGAAATTATTGAGAGTGCAAACGGCGCCAATGTAGTTCAGCAGGAGATCTCAGATACTGCGGACGCTGCTTCCGATGAGCTTGGAAGAATAGGAAACAGCTTTACGGATATCAATAATAAGTATGATGCACTTGTTAGTCAGCTTGACAGAGTAAATGCACTTGGAACAACCAAGAGCAGTGTTTTTGAGCATATAGATAATCTGGTTTCCCAGATTGAGCCTATTGTAAAAGACAGAAAATAGGCATACAGATAACAAATATCCAAAAATGTATTATAATGTCCAGGGGGTTCTTAATTAAATAAGGAACAGCCTTGGACATTTTGTGCTATTTGGAGGAACCATAATTTGAAGTTTAACTATCCAAGGATAAGATTATCTGATATCAGAACAAAAAATTTCAATAAAGGAAATTCCATCATTTATATCACGGTTGGCGTTGCGATAAACGTGATATTGTCTTATGTTGTTTCAGTTTTTCACCTTCCGCTTTATCTTGATACTATCGGCACGATTGCTGTGTCGGCTCTGTGCGGACTTTACCCGGGCATCATTACTGCTGTTACAACAAATATGCTCTGTATGATTTTTAATCCGACTGCCGTGTACTATATGATTATCAATATTAATATCGCGCAGCTTACGGCTTTGTTCGGATATAAGCTTAGACAGAAAAAAAAATATAAACCGGTGTTTTATATTTGCGCAATTTCACTTATATCCGGTCTTGTAGGGATACTTTTTCAATGGGTGATCCTGGGAGAGCCCCAGTTTGTTGAAGTATCGGATATGGCGGGATATTTGAATGAACAGGTTGGATTAAACTATGTTGCAGGAACGGTTATAGTAAATGTCGGCGTCAATTTTATTGACAAGATAATCTCTGTTCTTTTTGCATATTCTATTTTGAAATTAATTCCGAATGATTACAAAGTAGCAGCATTTAACTGTGGATGGAAGCAGAAACCTCTTCCTATTCCTGAAAGGGAAAAAATAAAGAAGAGAAATTTGAAGAATAAAAAATCCCTTCAAAGAAGAGTAACATCCATGTTAATTCTCGATTCACTTGCTATTGCCATTATTATGGGAACTACGGGATTACGGCTTTATTACAATAATCTGAAGAATGAGTATCGAAATAATGCTGCAAGAGCAGCTAAGCTTGCTACTCAGGTTGTTAACCCCAATTCAATAGACTGGTATCTTAACAGTAAAAAAAGTGCCGGGGAATATGAAAATGCCGAGTACAAAAAGAGCGATGCACTCCTTCATTCAATCGCGGAAACAGTTCCGGGGATTGAGTATTTATACATATATCAGATAAGGAAAGACGGCTGTTACATAGTTTTTCATACCAATGAAGCTTTTCGAAACGAAATGTACATAGGTGAAAGTATCCCTTTGGACAAATCCTTTGAACCATATATGGATGCATTTATTAAAGGTGAACCGATAGATTCCTATGAAAAGGAAAATGCATTCGATTTCATGATAACTGCGTATGAACCCATTTTTGACGCCAAGGGAAGATGCGTGGGCTATGCCGGAGCGGATGTATCTGAATCATATCTTAGTGAATATATGAGAGTCTTTATCCTGAGAGTGCTTCTTATTTTTTCAGGCTTTTTCATATTGATCATAGGTTATGGTCTGTGGATGACAGGCTTTTATCTGATTTATCCCATAAACTCAATGACAACCTGCCTTGATGGCTTTATGGAAAAAAATGATGATCAGGAAAAAATTGATGAAAATGTTAAAAGCTTAAGAGAACTGGATATAAGAACTGGGGATGATGTTGAGAAGCTTTATAAATCTATCTGCCATATGGCGCTTGCCACAGCAGACCAGATGAGAGATATTCGTTACTATGCTGAGGCAAATGCCAAGATGCAGAACGGGCTTATCATAACAATGGCGGATATGGTTGAAAACCGTGATTCCGAAACGGGTGCCCATAGCCAGAAAATTGCTGCTTACGTGAAGATTATATTGGAGGGACTGAAGGAAAAAGGCTATTATGCC harbors:
- a CDS encoding FIST signal transduction protein, with amino-acid sequence MKMYKGKNASANVADAAKGLSNPKLILFTSDADHFKANVEDIEKKFPGIPSIGCIGMGYDSAISEKGVNITAFTEGVKVKTGVLESVSTMPARHIHRIEKDIEEIKPGKENTAIIDFCTGNDAAVLTTLRRIVDKHNLQVMGATGDGGKVSVNGKIYEDAMVYAIVRNEGGRVKTYKENIYEPKDNRQLIASKTDKAKYYLGELNGRSAKQVYMDLTGARSDKDIINQTFQNPLGKMVGNDVCICSIKDVSGSGLILYRQINDSDILTLLEMREPMEVAQHTIDKIRNDFSRISGIYSVNCIFRYLVLSGRGEMDTYLGKIAQLGPSCGLIGFGEHYNTQFVNQTMTCVVFE
- a CDS encoding methyl-accepting chemotaxis protein; protein product: MLTDIFKKKTEEVENEVKVPKSSIDDDKRDSLIYIADSIKTFQKELVHNEVTALTEIHDMGEAIENVIESNTQLRSEMDAFNEMFAAVNESAGKFQDVKVNILNSVQNAQNKVSELKESSNEVRASFDEMTQGFENFKSAVDQISDYMKKIIGIATQTNLLALNASIEAARAGAAGKGFAVVATEVRELADEIKVMISQVNASIDAAGEESEKLSLSMQNSIAAMDRSIQEVDETNATFDEIIESANGANVVQQEISDTADAASDELGRIGNSFTDINNKYDALVSQLDRVNALGTTKSSVFEHIDNLVSQIEPIVKDRK
- a CDS encoding HD domain-containing phosphohydrolase — its product is MKFNYPRIRLSDIRTKNFNKGNSIIYITVGVAINVILSYVVSVFHLPLYLDTIGTIAVSALCGLYPGIITAVTTNMLCMIFNPTAVYYMIININIAQLTALFGYKLRQKKKYKPVFYICAISLISGLVGILFQWVILGEPQFVEVSDMAGYLNEQVGLNYVAGTVIVNVGVNFIDKIISVLFAYSILKLIPNDYKVAAFNCGWKQKPLPIPEREKIKKRNLKNKKSLQRRVTSMLILDSLAIAIIMGTTGLRLYYNNLKNEYRNNAARAAKLATQVVNPNSIDWYLNSKKSAGEYENAEYKKSDALLHSIAETVPGIEYLYIYQIRKDGCYIVFHTNEAFRNEMYIGESIPLDKSFEPYMDAFIKGEPIDSYEKENAFDFMITAYEPIFDAKGRCVGYAGADVSESYLSEYMRVFILRVLLIFSGFFILIIGYGLWMTGFYLIYPINSMTTCLDGFMEKNDDQEKIDENVKSLRELDIRTGDDVEKLYKSICHMALATADQMRDIRYYAEANAKMQNGLIITMADMVENRDSETGAHSQKIAAYVKIILEGLKEKGYYASKITPKYMSDVIASAPLHDIGKINIPDAILNKPGKLTPEEFEIMKTHATSGKQIMEHAISTVSGENYLKEARNMAAYHHERWDGKGYPEGLHGEVIPLSARIMAVADVFDALVSKRVYKPAFPLEKAIEILEEGSGTQFDPKCVEVFLDSIEEVKVVLAQYQNM